The Ananas comosus cultivar F153 linkage group 7, ASM154086v1, whole genome shotgun sequence genome has a window encoding:
- the LOC109712546 gene encoding uncharacterized protein LOC109712546, whose protein sequence is MAPKRSEDYGWQHGQMIDTNRFHWKCNYCNMVGMGGGVTRLKKHIAGGFSEVSNCPKVPQEIRHAMKIELESSKLAKKKVRDDRDELDKRAAEYPPIDPYEGIGDELDADTRAAMEASAQERWQQDEVQRHRAQFGRSQFDAGGGSGSGSAQSGLARSGSVSRLFDRFKKGPKEKSGRHPNIIDIDPMAIPHSDAQQQRIDTMLKKDKKGRIGRAIAKFFHFSHIPSHAASTPYYRSMIATIQKEGQGVEPPTPYELSNKYLDAEVNDIHEWVKNLKQLWEMYGVTLMCDSWTGPTKMSIINFLIYCNGKVIFHKSIDATGRFEDADYIYALLEQVLREVGEKCVVQVISDNGANFKKAGKLLMQRHPHLFWTPCAAHCINLMMSDFGEINRVKKTVHTAQRISKYLYNHLWVHALMVKFTGRELVRPGITRFATNFIALNSILQNKNGLKSMFASDEWQTSRYASTADGKSIEQIIMSTKFWDYVKEIVDIVEPLYVVLRLVDQEKIPQMGHVYYKLRMAKDNIKKNNPLRCQSFLKIIDRRWDVQMSRDLHLAGYYLNPSYHHRYNLGFDDELLKALRNVINRLERDPTHAALAISEGKIFRESSGTFGEAGAINGRHNTDPTEWWLQYGGSAKHLKKIAVRVLSQTTTSSGCERNWSTFALIHTKVRNRLAYARLEKLVYVHYNMRLRLRCMQEEYDKEKVLKTYDPLDASFINDESDPVLDWLQDRDNQEDPLLDEPGDPPRPFRIIADEAGISDAERWADENIGSSQGNVQEQAALDEESQNPARDSDAEFERLMQGPGYGRSRRTQSQSGKEKTSYTAKRPSTTVRSGKSKKSMTSMDPLDAADALPQDNDSDTSTPADSGLPQSKDECSDDDDTTNSSEDGGDFIPPTQQESGGGGGLIFTEEQNFTHATQDADHGSRPRQTSGMVYDRRKGRRSSQQDYGEMREGLEAISTRPPRRDDTLQTQFDSTSISSHPSYRHGLYGEIFDYDSSIYGTQSESQSIPGHSESSYGESTSTHAYPHYGSSFPYNPYPYDASVYMPQMTVVHYIHDPVAYANYLRQYNDLYREYMTFSQYQQYLYQHCHINLVSATDSMPYDQARQSMWN, encoded by the exons ATGGCACCTAAACGATCAGAAGATTATGGTTGGCAACATGGACAAATGATTGATACGAATAGGTTTCATTGGAAGTGCAATTATTGTAATATGGTCGGAATGGGCGGAGGTGTCACTCGCCTAAAGAAACATATTGCTGGGGGTTTTTCTGAAGTATCAAACTGCCCTAAAGTCCCTCAGGAAATAAGACATgcaatgaaaattgagttagaatcttcaaaattagcaaaaaagaaagtaagagaTGATCGAGATGAACTAGATAAACGAGCGGCAGAATATCCCCCTATTGACCCATATGAAGGTATAGGTGATGAATTAGATGCTGATACTAGAGCTGCCATGGAAGCATCTGCACAAGAAAGATGGCAGCAAGATGAAGTCCAACGACATAGAGCACAATTTGGACGGTCTCAGTTTGATGCCGGTGGTGGGTCTGGGTCTGGGTCTGCACAATCTGGTTTAGCTCGCAGTGGTTCTGTTAGCCGTTTGTTCGACAGATTTAAAAAAggaccaaaagaaaaaagtggaagacatccaaatattatagatatagaCCCAATGGCCATTCCACACTCAGATGCTCAACAGCAACGTATAGATACAatgttaaaaaaagataaaaaaggtaGAATTGGTAGAGCTATAGCAaagttttttcactttagtcatatTCCTTCCCATGCAGCAAGTACTCCATATTATAGATCAATGATTGCTACCATACAAAAAGAGGGTCAAGGAGTTGAACCTCCAACACCGTATGAGCTCTCTAACAAATATCTTGACGCCGAGGTCAATGATATTCATGAATGGgtaaaaaacttaaaacaaCTGTGGGAGATGTATGGTGTGACATTGATGTGTGATAGTTGGACAGGACCAACAAAAATGagcattataaattttttaatttattgtaatggCAAGGTGATATTTCACAAATCAATCGATGCAACCGGTCGATTTGAAGATGCtgactatatatatgcattattggAACAAGTTTTACGTGAGGTTGGTGAGAAATGTGTGGTACAAGTTATATCGGACAATGGTGCAAATTTTAAGAAAGCTGGCAAACTATTAATGCAAAGGCATCCCCATTTATTTTGGACTCCTTGTGCAGCGCATTGCATCAACCTAATGATGTCTGACTTTGGTGAGATAAATCGGGTGAAAAAAACTGTACATACTGCACAACGTATATCTAAGTACTTGTATAATCATCTTTGGGTCCATGCTTTAATGGTGAAATTCACAGGACGAGAACTCGTACGTCCTGGTATTACACGATTTGCAACAAATTTTATTGCTCTAAACAGtatccttcaaaataaaaatggattAAAGTCCATGTTTGCATCAGATGAATGGCAAACATCTCGTTATGCCTCCACGGCTGATGGAAAATCGATTGAGCAAATAATTATGTCTACCAAGTTTTGGGATTATGTGAAAGAGATTGTTGATATTGTGGAGCCGCTATATGTGGTCCTCCGTTTAGTGGATCAGGAAAAAATACCTCAAATGGGACATGTTTATTATAAACTGAGGATGGCTaaagataatattaaaaaaaataatccactacGGTGCCAatcttttctaaaaattattgacAGACGTTGGGACGTCCAGATGAGCCGGGATCTACACTTAGCAG GTTATTATCTTAATCCGTCATACCATCATCGTTATAATCTTGGATTTGATGATGAACTGTTGAAGGCATTACGAAACGTTATCAATAGATTGGAGAGGGATCCAACACATGCTGCTCTTGCCATAAGTgag GGAAAAATATTTCGTGAATCCTCTGGAACTTTTGGTGAAGCGGGTGCAATTAACGGAAGACACAATACCGATCCCA CTGAGTGGTGGCTACAATATGGTGGATCGGCAAAGCACTTAAAAAAGATTGCTGTGCGTGTCTTATCACAAACAACAACGTCTAGTGGATGTGAACGCAACTGGAGCACGTTCGCACTTATACATACCAAAGTGCGTAACCGATTAGCGTACGCTCGATTAGAGAAGCTAGTTTATGTCCACTATAATATGAGGCTCCGTTTAAGATGCATGCAAGAGGAGTATGATAAGGAAAAGGTATTAAAAACTTATGATCCCTTGGATGCAAGTTTTATCAATGATGAATCAGACCCCGTACTTGATTGGCTACAAGATAGAGACAATCAAGAAGACCCATTACTCGATGAGCCTGGAGATCCACCACGACCATTCAGAATAATTGCTGATGAAGCAGGAATTAGTGATGCTGAAAGATGGGCTGACGAGAACATAGGAAGCTCTCAAGGTAATGTGCAAGAACAAGCGGCTTTGGACGAAGAATCCCAAAATCCTGCACGTGACTCTGATGCGGAATTCGAACGTCTTATGCAAGGACCTGGATATGGTCGTTCACGTCGTACTCAGAGTCAATCTGGAAAGGAGAAAACGTCTTATACTGCAAAAAGGCCTTCAACGACAGTCCGAAGTGGTAAGAGTAAAAAAAGTATGACATCGATGGATCCATTAGATGCAGCTGATGCACTCCCACAAGATAATGATAGTGATACATCGACACCAGCAGATTCTGGATTACCACAGTCTAAAGATGAATgtagtgatgatgatgataccaCTAATAGCAGTGAGGATGGTGGCGACTTCATTCCACCAACACAACAGGAgagtggaggtggtggtggccTTATATTTACTGAAGAGCAAAACTTCACACATGCCACTCAAGATGCTGATCATGGGTCTCGACCACGTCAAACATCCGGAATGGTATATGACCGTCGAAAAGGTAGGAGGTCCTCACAACAAGATTATGGGGAGATGAGAGAAGGTTTGGAGGCAATATCAACTAGACCTCCACGAAGGGATGATACTTTGCAAACACAGTTTGATAGTACTTCAATATCATCGCATCCCTCATATCGACATGGTCTATATGGAGagatatttgattatgattcatCAATTTATGGCACTCAGAGTGAATCCCAATCCATCCCTGGACATAGTGAAAGCTCATACGGCGAATCTACATCCACTCATGCATATCCACATTATGGTTCTTCTTTTCCATACAATCCATATCCTTATGATGCTTCAGTTTATATGCCGCAGATGACTGTTGTCCATTATATCCACGATCCAGTTGCATATGCAAATTATCTCCGACAATACAATGACCTATATCGggaatatatgactttctcacaataccagcaatacttatatcaacattgtcatataaatcttgtatctgcaacTGACAGTATGCCATATGATCAAGCGCGACAATCTATgtggaattaa